The Mycolicibacterium smegmatis genome has a window encoding:
- a CDS encoding nitroreductase family deazaflavin-dependent oxidoreductase — MTEAIDWDQMNNQVIKEFRETGGKAGGLFEGSPLVLVHHTGAKSGKQRIAPLVPLLDGDRIYIFGSKGGADSHPDWYHNLVANPDTVVELGTETFPVKARVLTGAERDEIYAKQVAVAPQFGDYQRKTTRVIPVVELQRV, encoded by the coding sequence ATGACAGAGGCCATCGACTGGGACCAGATGAACAACCAGGTGATCAAGGAGTTCCGGGAGACAGGCGGCAAGGCCGGCGGCCTCTTCGAGGGCAGCCCTCTGGTCCTGGTCCACCACACGGGTGCCAAGTCGGGGAAGCAACGGATCGCGCCTCTGGTGCCGCTGCTCGACGGCGACCGGATCTACATCTTCGGCAGCAAGGGCGGCGCCGACTCGCATCCGGACTGGTACCACAACCTGGTGGCCAACCCGGACACCGTCGTGGAACTCGGCACCGAGACCTTCCCGGTCAAAGCGCGCGTGCTCACCGGTGCCGAACGTGACGAGATCTACGCCAAGCAGGTCGCGGTCGCACCGCAGTTCGGCGATTACCAGCGCAAGACCACCCGCGTCATCCCGGTCGTCGAGTTGCAGCGCGTCTGA
- a CDS encoding winged helix-turn-helix transcriptional regulator, with amino-acid sequence MKSVGIPKGTECCPDAFQWDRREDCEVRQILDRIADKWSLLIIALLDDGSMRFTELKRMIDGISQRMLTVTLRQLERDGLVRRTVHPVVPPRVDYELTDLGRTLHQTVQPLVRWTEEHQRDIAAARQRFDEAN; translated from the coding sequence TTGAAGTCAGTCGGTATCCCCAAGGGAACCGAGTGCTGCCCGGACGCTTTTCAATGGGACCGTCGCGAGGACTGCGAGGTCCGCCAGATCCTCGACCGCATCGCCGACAAGTGGTCGCTGCTCATCATCGCCCTGCTCGACGACGGGTCCATGCGGTTCACCGAGCTCAAACGCATGATCGACGGCATCAGCCAGCGGATGCTGACGGTCACGCTGCGCCAACTCGAACGCGACGGCCTGGTGCGCCGCACCGTACACCCCGTCGTCCCGCCACGCGTGGACTACGAGTTGACCGATCTCGGCCGCACGCTGCACCAGACCGTGCAGCCTCTGGTCCGCTGGACCGAGGAGCATCAGCGCGACATCGCCGCGGCGCGGCAGCGATTCGACGAGGCGAACTGA
- a CDS encoding SDR family NAD(P)-dependent oxidoreductase, protein MLITGGGSGIGQACVLRILAEGAQVVAADISPEGLDDTTGKAGEFSSRLTTVTLDVGDEDSVRAGVAAAVAELGGLDTLVNAAGILRSSHLAQTSLADFEQVLRINLTGTFLVTREAIGALLEGHRPAVVNFSSTSAHFAHPYMAAYAASKGGVLAMTHAWALEFAKAGIRFNSVQPGSISSGMTDGTGASRQSIGPGLPEDADFSLFGKVAPMLPLDGGAIFARPDAVAGVVAMLGSADAYFITGTEVRIDGGSHM, encoded by the coding sequence GTGCTCATCACCGGGGGTGGATCCGGGATCGGCCAGGCCTGCGTACTGCGGATCCTCGCCGAGGGCGCTCAGGTGGTGGCCGCCGACATCAGCCCCGAGGGCCTCGACGACACCACGGGCAAGGCCGGTGAGTTCAGCAGTCGGTTGACCACCGTGACGCTCGACGTCGGCGATGAGGATTCGGTGCGCGCCGGGGTCGCCGCGGCGGTCGCCGAGCTGGGCGGGCTCGACACCCTGGTCAACGCCGCGGGCATCCTACGGTCGAGCCACCTGGCGCAGACCTCCCTCGCCGACTTCGAACAGGTCCTGCGCATCAACCTGACCGGGACGTTCCTGGTGACCCGCGAGGCCATCGGCGCGCTCCTCGAGGGCCACCGGCCCGCTGTGGTGAACTTCAGTTCGACCTCGGCGCACTTCGCACATCCCTACATGGCCGCCTACGCCGCGTCCAAGGGTGGCGTGCTGGCGATGACCCACGCCTGGGCACTGGAGTTCGCGAAGGCCGGCATCCGCTTCAATTCGGTTCAGCCGGGCTCCATCTCGTCGGGGATGACCGACGGAACCGGGGCGTCGCGGCAGAGCATCGGCCCCGGGCTTCCCGAGGACGCGGACTTCTCCCTGTTCGGCAAGGTGGCCCCGATGCTCCCGCTCGACGGCGGCGCGATCTTCGCCCGACCCGATGCGGTCGCGGGCGTGGTCGCGATGCTGGGCAGCGCCGACGCGTACTTCATCACCGGCACCGAGGTCCGCATCGACGGCGGCTCGCACATGTAG